The following proteins come from a genomic window of Sphaerisporangium rubeum:
- the pcaG gene encoding protocatechuate 3,4-dioxygenase subunit alpha, with the protein MTPPTGAPIPGPAPAQNSEPAPAPIHEPAPAPIHEPASVPIHEPASVPIHEPASAPTPAQTIGPFFGYALPFTGGGDVAPAGDAETITLHGRVFDGAGAPVPDALLEFWQPAPDGSRAGAPGSLRRDQVTGAVAGRTGLDFTGFGRVATDAAGHYVLRTLPPGGVPYISVCVHARGLLHHLYTRAYLPHLTDPATEPLLSSLPEARRATLLTVPERERVHRFDVRLQDDGVHEETVFLAFG; encoded by the coding sequence ATGACCCCGCCGACCGGCGCGCCGATTCCCGGTCCGGCCCCCGCGCAGAACTCTGAGCCGGCCCCCGCGCCGATTCACGAGCCGGCCCCCGCGCCGATTCACGAGCCGGCCTCCGTGCCGATTCACGAGCCGGCCTCCGTGCCGATTCACGAGCCGGCCTCCGCTCCGACCCCCGCGCAGACCATCGGCCCGTTCTTCGGGTACGCGCTGCCGTTCACCGGCGGCGGCGACGTCGCGCCTGCCGGGGACGCGGAGACGATCACCCTGCACGGCCGGGTCTTCGACGGCGCCGGGGCCCCGGTCCCCGACGCGCTGCTGGAGTTCTGGCAGCCCGCGCCGGACGGCTCCCGCGCTGGGGCCCCCGGCTCGCTGCGCCGCGACCAGGTGACCGGGGCCGTCGCCGGCCGCACCGGGCTGGACTTCACCGGGTTCGGCCGGGTCGCCACCGACGCGGCCGGCCACTATGTGCTGCGCACCCTCCCGCCGGGCGGCGTGCCGTACATCTCGGTGTGCGTCCACGCGCGCGGCCTGCTCCACCACCTGTACACCCGCGCGTACCTGCCGCACCTGACCGACCCGGCCACCGAACCCCTGCTGAGCTCGCTGCCTGAGGCGCGCAGGGCCACGCTGCTCACGGTGCCGGAACGTGAGCGCGTGCACCGGTTCGACGTGCGGCTGCAGGACGACGGCGTGCACGAGGAGACGGTCTTCCTCGCTTTCGGGTGA
- a CDS encoding 3-oxoacid CoA-transferase subunit B has translation MTLEHLGRGPLRRDELAAVVAGDIAPGSVVNLGIGLPTAVADHLPPESGVVLHTENGMLGMGPAAEGDDIDPDLVNAGKIPVTELPGASYFHQADSFAMIRGGHIDVCVLGAFQVSGGGDLANWHTGAADAIPAVGGAMDLATGARNVFVMMTLFTKDGAPKLVPECTYPLTGRACAGRVYTDHAVFHITPGGVTVTETFGTPVRELAARLEVPLLTGGG, from the coding sequence ATGACCCTGGAGCACCTCGGCCGTGGACCGCTTCGCCGCGACGAGCTGGCCGCCGTCGTGGCCGGGGACATCGCGCCGGGTTCTGTCGTCAACCTCGGCATCGGCCTGCCGACGGCGGTCGCCGATCACCTGCCGCCGGAGTCGGGGGTCGTCCTGCACACCGAGAACGGCATGCTCGGCATGGGGCCGGCCGCCGAGGGTGACGACATCGACCCCGACCTGGTGAACGCCGGCAAGATCCCGGTCACCGAGCTGCCGGGTGCGTCGTACTTCCACCAGGCCGACTCGTTCGCGATGATCCGCGGCGGCCACATCGACGTGTGCGTGCTCGGCGCCTTCCAGGTCTCCGGCGGCGGCGACCTCGCCAACTGGCACACCGGCGCCGCGGACGCGATCCCCGCCGTCGGCGGCGCGATGGACCTGGCGACCGGCGCGCGGAACGTGTTCGTCATGATGACGCTGTTCACCAAGGACGGCGCGCCGAAGCTGGTCCCCGAGTGCACCTACCCGCTCACCGGCCGCGCCTGCGCCGGTCGCGTCTACACCGACCACGCGGTGTTCCACATCACCCCCGGCGGCGTCACGGTGACCGAGACGTTCGGCACGCCGGTCCGTGAGCTGGCCGCGCGGCTGGAGGTCCCGCTGCTCACCGGCGGCGGCTAG